A stretch of Lathyrus oleraceus cultivar Zhongwan6 chromosome 6, CAAS_Psat_ZW6_1.0, whole genome shotgun sequence DNA encodes these proteins:
- the LOC127096561 gene encoding uncharacterized protein LOC127096561: MDFGRRSVKKYNLINPKIDELKKLVSSIADPIGFRDRYGALISLLTLRMEEGLLQTLVQFYDPVYHCFTFPNYQLMPTLEEYAKLLHIPVADTIPFSGSEKLPEHSSLAKVLYMKKSEFKNNFTTKGGLPGFTAKFLMGKVSYFASQGCDIIVEHLFALLIYGLLLFPNIEGFVDSYAIRIFLSGNPVPTLLGDTYHSIHYRTLKGGGTIVCCIPLLCKWFVSHLPKSATF, from the coding sequence atggattttggacggagaagtgtgaaaaagtacaatctcatcaatccaaagatagatgaactaaagaaactggtttcttcgatcgcagatcctattggtttcagagacagatatggggcacttatatctttattgacacttaggatggaagaagggttattgcagacattagtacagttctatgatccagtctatcactgtttcacattcccaaactatcaactcatgcctacattggaagagtatgccaagttgcttcacatcccagttgctgatacaatacctttctctggttcagaaaagttacccgagcacagttctcttgcaaaagtgttgtacatgaagaagtcagaattcaagaataacttcaccaccaaaggaggacttccaggtttcactgccaagttcttaatggggaaggtttcttattttgccagtcaaggttgtgatattattgtggagcatctgttcgccttgttgatctacggtttgttactatttcctaatattgaaggttttgtggattcatatgctatacgcatcttcctaagtggtaatcctgttccaactttgctcggagacacctatcattccatccattaccgtactttgaaaggaggaggaaccatagtctgcTGTATACCGTTACTCTGCAAATGGTTTGTCTCGcatcttcctaagtcagctactttttga